A section of the Mesorhizobium loti genome encodes:
- a CDS encoding patatin-like phospholipase family protein: MRFLFRLALAVAVSLLVAGCIADDVGPINLLTSEAGHPSPTFIPDPADDGSTVVGLAFSGGGTRAAAFSYGVLRALDDIVIDERPYRRTLVDDIRMISGASGGAIAAAYFGYKGKDGYQDFRQRFLIQDAEADLRTSVSPVNLVRAYYGGVNDRSGFAKWLNDHLFDGATFEAFRKPDRPIVWVNASDIYNRTPFMFTYDTFAALCSDLDKVRLADAVAASAAVPIVFAPIVVAATKPDCGYRKPLWLSRALADRNASLRLKAYASALDSYQNADPLDYVKLLDGGLTDNIGVTGFSLERSAAGTPYGPLSPSAAVRLTTLIFIVADAGSNRDVSWAKSLHGPKASELLDAVTSTTLSSSVRDEFDALTLAVSQWKEELVRYRCALPASTVAAYRGSTGGWNCRDVRLVVQHLSFADLDPAAQIRLNAIPTRLKLPVEEVDLTIEAGREALRVNADIASAVAAIRARAGVSPGAQLAAQAN, encoded by the coding sequence ATGCGTTTTCTGTTTCGCCTTGCCTTGGCGGTCGCTGTCTCCCTGCTGGTGGCAGGTTGCATTGCCGACGATGTCGGACCGATCAACCTCCTGACATCTGAAGCAGGCCACCCTTCACCGACCTTCATCCCTGATCCGGCCGACGATGGTTCGACCGTGGTCGGCCTCGCCTTTTCCGGCGGGGGCACCAGGGCGGCTGCCTTCTCCTATGGCGTGCTGCGGGCCCTGGACGACATCGTCATCGACGAGCGGCCATATCGCCGTACGCTGGTAGACGACATCAGGATGATTTCCGGAGCGTCCGGCGGCGCCATCGCGGCGGCCTATTTCGGCTACAAGGGCAAGGACGGCTACCAGGATTTTCGCCAGCGCTTCCTGATCCAGGACGCGGAAGCCGATCTCAGGACATCGGTGTCGCCGGTCAATCTCGTGCGCGCCTATTATGGCGGCGTCAATGACCGCAGCGGCTTCGCCAAATGGCTGAACGACCATCTTTTCGATGGCGCGACCTTCGAGGCATTCCGCAAGCCGGACCGGCCGATCGTCTGGGTCAACGCGTCCGATATCTACAACCGTACGCCGTTCATGTTCACCTACGACACCTTCGCGGCGCTGTGCAGCGACCTCGACAAGGTGCGGCTGGCCGATGCGGTTGCCGCCTCCGCCGCCGTGCCCATCGTCTTCGCCCCGATCGTGGTCGCCGCCACCAAGCCCGATTGCGGCTACCGCAAGCCGTTGTGGCTGAGCCGGGCGCTTGCCGACCGCAATGCCTCGCTCAGGCTTAAGGCCTACGCCAGCGCGCTCGATTCCTACCAGAACGCCGATCCGCTCGACTATGTGAAGCTGCTCGACGGCGGCTTGACCGACAATATCGGCGTCACCGGCTTTTCGCTCGAGCGCTCGGCCGCCGGCACGCCCTATGGGCCGCTGTCGCCTTCGGCAGCTGTCCGCCTGACGACGCTGATCTTCATCGTCGCCGATGCGGGCAGCAACAGGGATGTGAGTTGGGCGAAATCACTCCATGGACCAAAGGCCTCGGAACTGCTCGACGCCGTGACCAGCACCACGCTTTCTTCCTCGGTGCGCGACGAATTCGATGCCCTGACCCTGGCCGTCTCGCAGTGGAAGGAGGAGTTGGTGCGCTACCGCTGCGCCTTGCCGGCCTCGACGGTGGCCGCCTATCGAGGCTCGACGGGCGGCTGGAATTGCCGCGACGTCCGGCTTGTGGTGCAGCACCTGTCTTTCGCCGACCTCGATCCGGCGGCGCAAATCAGGCTCAACGCAATACCGACAAGGCTGAAGCTGCCGGTCGAAGAGGTCGATCTCACTATAGAAGCCGGACGTGAGGCGCTGCGCGTCAATGCCGATATTGCCAGCGCCGTCGCCGCGATCCGCGCCCGCGCCGGTGTTTCGCCTGGGGCGCAATTGGCTGCACAGGCAAACTGA
- a CDS encoding CsbD family protein: MVNRDQVAGMARQVKGSIKQAAGKATGNWQAQAEGMADKVTGKVQKAYGDVKDKVRKAF, encoded by the coding sequence ATGGTGAACAGGGATCAGGTCGCCGGCATGGCCAGGCAGGTCAAGGGCTCGATCAAGCAAGCAGCCGGCAAGGCCACCGGCAACTGGCAGGCCCAGGCCGAAGGCATGGCCGACAAGGTCACGGGCAAGGTGCAGAAGGCCTATGGCGACGTGAAGGACAAGGTCAGGAAGGCGTTTTGA
- a CDS encoding metallophosphoesterase gives MMTRHSPVLLSRRGFLVQAAGLAAAGALSRPALSQTGQRIQPIDATFLFIADVHACRMASGLSPNCLQEGKTDAALLRNVAALNAIGDKDWPDEIDGVATRLRSAGRRIGMPFGLVIGGDITDDGGGQITQPSEGTQLLQFSQRYSQGVGPDRVHMPVYIGLGNHDLDQNGPPHHVDWYRRELRDYVEVNHRAGVFFKPPVPATDYDVETDCYSWDWGGLHLVQTHRFAGDTGHGADSSLPWLKQDLATYAADGRPVILFQHYGWDTFSTERWDPAKRTYDDDGAGAPHWWGEADRQALVAVLKGYNVIAIFHGHQHETSLIYRRDGLNLFKPKAAYMGGFALARVTSDGMDVVLGEATDDHGEIAFTNAFSKGWST, from the coding sequence ATGATGACTCGCCATTCCCCTGTATTGCTTTCACGACGCGGCTTTCTGGTGCAGGCCGCGGGTCTTGCCGCGGCCGGCGCGCTTTCACGCCCGGCGCTCAGCCAGACCGGGCAGCGCATCCAGCCCATCGACGCCACCTTCCTGTTCATCGCCGATGTCCATGCCTGCCGCATGGCAAGCGGCCTGAGCCCCAACTGCCTGCAGGAAGGCAAGACCGACGCCGCGCTGTTGCGCAATGTCGCGGCACTGAATGCCATTGGCGACAAGGACTGGCCGGACGAGATCGATGGCGTCGCCACCCGCTTGCGTTCAGCGGGCCGCCGGATCGGCATGCCGTTCGGCCTTGTCATCGGCGGTGACATCACCGACGACGGCGGCGGCCAGATCACCCAGCCGAGCGAGGGTACGCAGCTGCTTCAATTCAGCCAGCGCTACAGCCAAGGGGTCGGCCCGGATCGCGTTCACATGCCGGTCTATATCGGGCTCGGCAACCACGATCTCGACCAGAACGGTCCGCCGCATCATGTCGACTGGTACCGGCGCGAACTGCGTGACTATGTCGAAGTCAACCATCGCGCCGGCGTGTTCTTCAAGCCGCCCGTGCCGGCCACCGACTACGATGTCGAGACTGACTGCTATTCGTGGGATTGGGGTGGCCTGCATCTCGTCCAGACGCATCGTTTCGCCGGCGATACCGGCCATGGTGCCGATAGCAGCCTGCCATGGCTCAAGCAGGATCTGGCGACCTACGCGGCGGATGGCCGTCCCGTCATCCTGTTCCAGCACTATGGCTGGGACACATTTTCGACGGAGCGGTGGGATCCCGCCAAGCGGACCTATGACGATGACGGCGCCGGTGCGCCGCACTGGTGGGGCGAGGCCGACAGACAGGCGCTGGTGGCAGTGCTGAAGGGGTACAATGTCATTGCCATCTTCCACGGCCATCAGCACGAGACCTCGCTGATCTACCGTCGTGACGGGCTCAACCTGTTCAAGCCAAAGGCTGCCTATATGGGAGGTTTCGCTCTGGCCAGGGTGACCAGCGATGGCATGGACGTGGTGCTGGGCGAGGCGACCGACGACCACGGCGAGATCGCTTTCACCAACGCTTTCAGCAAGGGCTGGAGCACATGA
- a CDS encoding TetR/AcrR family transcriptional regulator gives MRRKVLDVAEVVFQARGYHASSLGDLMATAGVSGGALHHHFPTKKALALAVIEERVAAAVEQTWIAPVKAAASARDGVRAVFEAVAAELDQQGFVRGCPLNNLAHELSLADPDLRAALAGIFAAWRQAIADKVSADQREGREQGTDPQHFAALAIATYSGAMSMAKTAQDAGPLRDCLAALERGASQVAPSPGGRRRSRVLRRHGTI, from the coding sequence ATGCGCAGAAAAGTCCTCGATGTGGCCGAGGTCGTGTTTCAGGCACGCGGCTATCATGCTTCCAGCCTGGGTGACCTGATGGCGACGGCAGGGGTCAGCGGCGGCGCGTTGCATCACCATTTCCCGACCAAGAAGGCGCTTGCCCTGGCAGTGATCGAGGAGCGCGTGGCGGCGGCGGTCGAGCAGACATGGATCGCGCCGGTCAAGGCGGCGGCTTCGGCGCGCGACGGGGTGCGGGCCGTGTTTGAGGCCGTGGCGGCGGAACTGGACCAGCAGGGTTTCGTGCGGGGCTGTCCGCTCAACAATCTGGCGCACGAACTGTCGCTTGCCGATCCCGATCTGCGCGCTGCCCTTGCCGGCATTTTTGCGGCATGGCGTCAGGCGATCGCCGACAAGGTCAGCGCCGACCAGCGGGAGGGCAGGGAGCAGGGCACCGATCCCCAGCATTTTGCCGCACTTGCCATCGCCACCTATTCCGGCGCCATGTCGATGGCCAAGACGGCGCAGGACGCCGGCCCGTTGCGCGACTGCCTTGCGGCTTTGGAGCGCGGCGCCTCCCAGGTCGCACCGTCGCCGGGCGGGAGGCGACGTAGCAGGGTGCTGCGGCGGCATGGCACCATCTAA
- a CDS encoding NIPSNAP family protein: MNPRLDLPVKVLASPIVELRQYTLKPGQRETLIALFDREFVESQEATGMTIIGQFRDLDRPDMFVWLRGFESMDTRKEALATFYGGSVWAAHRDVANATMIDSDDVLLLKPAWPGAAFDLSGTQRAASTTGEKPIQNKPLAGIVAIRIHHLRPGAETDFASRFKAEAVPMMKAPGVRLLAAFVTEHAENSFPRLPVRTSENVFISVTGFHGSEAHARHEAALAASPNWRAFWQAAELDLTKPTETLRLSPTSRSLVGPSL; this comes from the coding sequence ATGAATCCGCGCCTCGACCTTCCCGTGAAAGTGCTCGCCTCGCCCATCGTCGAGTTGAGGCAATACACATTGAAGCCAGGGCAGCGTGAAACGCTGATTGCTCTTTTCGACCGGGAGTTCGTCGAGAGCCAGGAGGCGACTGGCATGACCATCATCGGCCAGTTTCGCGACCTGGACCGTCCCGACATGTTCGTCTGGCTGCGCGGCTTCGAAAGCATGGACACCCGCAAGGAGGCCCTGGCCACCTTTTACGGCGGGTCGGTCTGGGCGGCACATCGTGACGTGGCCAATGCGACGATGATCGATTCCGACGACGTGTTGCTGCTGAAGCCGGCGTGGCCGGGCGCCGCCTTCGACCTTTCGGGCACGCAGCGCGCCGCCTCGACAACGGGCGAAAAGCCGATTCAAAACAAGCCCCTGGCTGGCATTGTTGCCATCCGGATTCATCATCTGCGACCAGGGGCGGAGACCGACTTCGCCAGCCGCTTCAAGGCCGAGGCGGTACCGATGATGAAGGCGCCAGGCGTCCGCCTCCTCGCCGCTTTTGTCACGGAGCATGCCGAAAACAGCTTTCCGCGCCTGCCGGTGCGGACGAGCGAAAACGTTTTCATTTCCGTAACCGGCTTCCACGGCAGCGAGGCGCATGCCCGCCATGAAGCCGCCTTGGCCGCGTCGCCGAACTGGCGGGCCTTCTGGCAGGCGGCCGAGCTCGACCTGACCAAGCCAACGGAGACTTTGCGGCTGTCGCCTACTTCGCGGTCGTTGGTCGGGCCGAGCCTCTAG
- a CDS encoding alpha/beta fold hydrolase, producing MTAVEPKATPAAEQDSWAGRKQFVNPGGLEIAYVEISGAEPALVLVHGFTDTSRSFSLLAPHLAGRRLIMPDLRGHGASPAGKGCGITDFADDIAGLIRHLRLHRPVVVGHSLGAMVAVALAARYAELPGGLVVMAGTLKPDFAHDHPLVAGVQALRDPISPADPFYDWWHACRPDVPQPFLAGLAKDASAMPAARWRAILEEICPADLTSAAQAVRTRTLIIAGACDPLFGEAHQEALLRSLAGARLLRAEACGHNPHWEDPAFVAGAIIEALGA from the coding sequence GTGACGGCGGTCGAACCGAAGGCGACACCGGCCGCGGAGCAGGACTCCTGGGCCGGTCGCAAGCAATTCGTCAATCCCGGCGGCCTCGAGATCGCCTACGTCGAGATATCGGGCGCCGAGCCGGCGCTGGTTCTGGTGCATGGCTTCACCGACACCAGCCGCAGCTTTTCGCTGCTGGCGCCGCACCTGGCCGGCCGGCGGCTGATCATGCCCGACCTGCGCGGCCATGGCGCTTCGCCAGCGGGCAAGGGTTGCGGCATTACCGACTTCGCCGATGATATTGCGGGCCTGATCCGGCATTTGCGGCTCCATCGGCCCGTTGTGGTCGGCCATTCGCTGGGCGCCATGGTGGCCGTCGCTCTGGCTGCGCGATACGCCGAGCTCCCAGGGGGGCTGGTGGTCATGGCAGGCACGTTGAAGCCCGATTTCGCACACGATCATCCGCTTGTCGCGGGTGTTCAGGCCCTGCGTGACCCGATATCGCCGGCCGATCCGTTCTATGACTGGTGGCATGCCTGCCGGCCCGATGTACCCCAGCCGTTCCTAGCCGGCCTGGCGAAAGACGCATCGGCGATGCCCGCGGCGCGCTGGCGCGCCATTCTGGAAGAGATATGCCCGGCCGACCTGACCAGCGCGGCACAGGCAGTGCGGACCCGAACGCTGATCATCGCCGGTGCGTGCGACCCGCTGTTCGGCGAGGCGCACCAGGAGGCGCTGTTGCGCAGCCTGGCGGGGGCAAGACTCCTGCGTGCCGAAGCGTGTGGCCACAACCCGCATTGGGAGGATCCGGCCTTTGTCGCCGGGGCCATCATCGAGGCATTGGGAGCCTAG
- the choX gene encoding choline ABC transporter substrate-binding protein, translating to MLRALANGVCLAALVLASQAARAAEAEECKTVRMAEPGWNDLAFTTGVANVLLHALGYQSQSEVLGINVIYEGMKNRDLDLFMGYWDPAMVTYYEPYKKDGSIENVRVNLVGAKYTFAVPTYVWEAGVKDVSDLHKFADKFGKKMYGIEPGSNQLMMDAIADPAFGLDGWHVVESSEAGMLSEVGYEIKEKQFIVFQGWAPHPMNTMYDFKYLTGGDKFFGPNFGAATVTTQVRKGYLQQCPNVAQFLKNLVFDIDFENVGMGYLINDGMKPEDGALKAITLNKDRLDAWLAGVTTFDGKPGLAAVKEKLGL from the coding sequence ATGTTGCGAGCCCTTGCAAATGGCGTGTGCCTTGCCGCTTTGGTGCTGGCGTCTCAAGCGGCCCGGGCGGCAGAGGCAGAAGAGTGCAAGACCGTTCGCATGGCCGAGCCTGGCTGGAACGATCTCGCCTTCACCACAGGAGTGGCCAACGTCCTGCTGCATGCGCTGGGTTACCAGTCGCAGAGCGAAGTGCTCGGCATCAACGTCATCTACGAGGGCATGAAAAACAGGGATCTCGACCTGTTCATGGGTTACTGGGATCCGGCGATGGTCACCTATTACGAGCCCTACAAGAAGGACGGCTCGATCGAGAATGTCCGCGTCAATCTTGTCGGCGCCAAATACACCTTCGCCGTACCGACTTATGTCTGGGAGGCCGGGGTCAAGGACGTTTCCGACCTGCACAAATTCGCCGACAAGTTCGGCAAGAAAATGTACGGCATCGAACCCGGATCCAATCAATTGATGATGGACGCCATCGCCGATCCGGCCTTCGGCCTTGACGGCTGGCACGTGGTCGAGTCGAGCGAAGCGGGTATGCTCTCGGAGGTCGGCTATGAGATCAAGGAGAAGCAGTTCATCGTCTTTCAGGGCTGGGCCCCGCATCCGATGAACACCATGTACGATTTCAAATATCTGACCGGTGGCGACAAGTTCTTTGGCCCGAACTTCGGCGCCGCGACGGTGACGACGCAGGTGCGCAAGGGCTATCTGCAGCAATGCCCCAATGTCGCGCAGTTCCTGAAGAATCTCGTCTTCGACATTGATTTCGAGAATGTCGGAATGGGCTACCTGATCAATGACGGCATGAAGCCGGAGGACGGGGCACTGAAGGCGATCACGCTGAACAAGGACCGCCTCGACGCCTGGCTCGCCGGCGTCACCACCTTCGACGGCAAGCCCGGCCTTGCCGCGGTCAAGGAGAAGCTCGGCCTGTGA